In Pengzhenrongella sicca, a single genomic region encodes these proteins:
- a CDS encoding DUF2469 domain-containing protein, which produces MSAEDLENYETDMELALYREYRDVVGLFAYVVETERRFYLANQVDLQVRSAAGEVYFELSLADAWVWDVYRSARFVKSVRVVTFRDVNVEELAKAELDLGESGPFPR; this is translated from the coding sequence GTGAGCGCGGAGGACCTGGAGAACTATGAGACCGACATGGAGCTCGCCCTCTACCGCGAGTATCGCGACGTGGTGGGGCTGTTCGCCTACGTCGTCGAGACCGAGCGACGGTTCTACCTCGCGAACCAGGTCGACCTGCAGGTGCGGTCGGCCGCGGGCGAGGTCTACTTCGAGCTGAGCCTCGCGGACGCCTGGGTCTGGGACGTCTACCGGTCCGCGCGGTTCGTGAAGTCCGTCCGCGTGGTCACCTTCCGGGACGTCAACGTGGAGGAGCTGGCGAAGGCCGAGCTCGACCTCGGCGAGAGCGGTCCCTTCCCGCGCTGA
- a CDS encoding murein hydrolase activator EnvC family protein: protein MPARLALTLTLATAAVGLALAAAPAGPGDRAPAAAASPRAGGYTLPLAGEPAVAQPFVAPANPWAAGHRGVDLRAAAADVVHAPAAGTVAFAGTVVDRGVLTIAHQGGLRSSLEPVDPAVSAGMSVTAGQAVGTVQPVAGHCAPATCLHWGVRRGERYLDPLGLLAGAGPVVLLPGG, encoded by the coding sequence GTGCCCGCCCGACTCGCCCTGACCCTGACGCTCGCGACCGCAGCCGTCGGCCTCGCGCTGGCCGCCGCACCGGCCGGGCCGGGCGACCGAGCGCCGGCGGCCGCGGCGTCCCCCCGGGCCGGCGGCTACACCCTGCCGCTCGCGGGCGAGCCCGCCGTCGCGCAGCCGTTCGTCGCGCCCGCGAACCCGTGGGCGGCGGGCCACCGCGGCGTCGACCTCCGGGCGGCGGCGGCCGACGTCGTGCACGCGCCGGCCGCGGGCACGGTCGCGTTCGCCGGGACCGTCGTCGACCGCGGGGTGCTCACGATCGCCCACCAGGGCGGCCTGCGCTCGAGCCTGGAGCCCGTCGACCCCGCGGTGAGCGCCGGGATGTCGGTCACGGCGGGGCAGGCGGTCGGGACGGTGCAGCCGGTCGCCGGTCACTGCGCCCCCGCGACCTGCCTGCACTGGGGGGTGCGCCGCGGCGAGCGCTACCTCGACCCGCTCGGCCTCCTCGCCGGGGCCGGGCCGGTCGTGCTCCTCCCGGGCGGCTGA
- the tsf gene encoding translation elongation factor Ts, protein MANYTASDIKALRERTGAGMLDVKRALDEADGDAEKALELIRVKGLKGVSKREGRSASDGLVAANVSATPDGEGEVGVLVEVNSETDFVAKNVTFIGLAEKVLAAAVSSGARDADALLAAEIDGAPLQSAVDNTAATLGEKIVVRRVARVAGEKVAVYLHKVNKDLPPQVGVLVATDAAGASVAKDIAMHIAAYSPTFLSRDDVPAETVESERRIAEETSRNEGKPEAALARIVEGRLNGFFKEAVLLEQAFAKDQKKTVAQVLAESGGSVTGFVRYRVGA, encoded by the coding sequence ATGGCGAACTACACCGCCAGTGACATCAAGGCGCTCCGGGAGCGCACCGGCGCCGGCATGCTCGACGTCAAGCGCGCGCTCGACGAGGCCGACGGCGACGCGGAGAAGGCTCTCGAGCTCATCCGGGTCAAGGGCCTCAAGGGCGTCAGCAAGCGCGAGGGCCGCTCGGCCTCCGACGGTCTCGTCGCGGCGAACGTGTCCGCGACGCCCGACGGCGAGGGTGAGGTCGGCGTGCTCGTCGAGGTCAACTCTGAGACGGACTTCGTCGCGAAGAACGTGACCTTCATCGGCCTGGCCGAGAAGGTCCTCGCGGCGGCGGTCTCCTCCGGGGCCCGCGACGCGGACGCACTGCTCGCCGCCGAGATCGACGGCGCGCCGCTGCAGTCCGCGGTGGACAACACCGCGGCGACGCTCGGCGAGAAGATCGTCGTGCGCCGGGTTGCCCGGGTCGCCGGCGAGAAGGTCGCCGTCTACCTGCACAAGGTGAACAAGGACCTGCCCCCGCAGGTCGGCGTGCTCGTCGCCACGGACGCGGCCGGAGCCTCGGTGGCCAAGGACATCGCGATGCACATCGCGGCGTACTCGCCGACGTTCCTGTCGCGGGACGACGTCCCGGCCGAGACGGTCGAGTCCGAGCGTCGCATCGCGGAGGAGACCTCGCGTAACGAGGGCAAGCCCGAGGCCGCGCTCGCGCGCATCGTCGAGGGCCGGCTCAACGGGTTCTTCAAGGAGGCGGTCCTGCTCGAGCAGGCTTTCGCGAAGGACCAGAAGAAGACCGTCGCGCAGGTGCTGGCCGAGTCCGGTGGCTCCGTCACCGGCTTCGTGAGGTACCGCGTCGGCGCGTGA
- a CDS encoding FliA/WhiG family RNA polymerase sigma factor, with the protein MFGLIDAIEKYELGRAVKFETYASSRIRGAIIDELRAIDWIPRSVRTKARAVDRAYAELEGELRRTPSETEVAVRLEVGVGELRTVFAQLSTVNVAALDEMLGAGAERTGQVSLIDTLEDRLTPDPAGSFEAQETKFLLARAIEQLGEREKIVLVLYYYEGMTLAEIGRVLGVTESRISQMHTAAMLRLREKLMSSERD; encoded by the coding sequence ATGTTCGGCCTGATCGACGCGATCGAGAAGTACGAGCTCGGCCGCGCCGTGAAGTTCGAGACGTACGCGAGCTCGCGCATCCGCGGCGCGATCATCGACGAGCTGCGCGCCATCGACTGGATCCCTCGGTCCGTGCGGACCAAGGCGCGCGCGGTCGACCGCGCCTACGCCGAGCTCGAGGGCGAGCTGCGGCGCACCCCCAGCGAGACCGAGGTCGCGGTCCGGCTCGAGGTCGGCGTCGGCGAGCTGCGCACGGTGTTCGCCCAGCTGTCCACCGTGAACGTCGCGGCGCTCGACGAGATGCTGGGCGCCGGCGCCGAGCGCACCGGCCAGGTCTCGCTGATCGACACGCTCGAGGACCGGCTCACGCCCGACCCCGCCGGCTCGTTCGAGGCACAGGAGACGAAGTTCCTGCTCGCGCGAGCGATCGAGCAGCTCGGCGAGCGCGAGAAGATCGTGCTGGTCCTGTACTACTACGAGGGCATGACGCTCGCGGAGATCGGGCGTGTGCTCGGCGTGACCGAGTCCCGCATCTCGCAGATGCACACGGCCGCGATGCTCCGGCTGCGCGAGAAGCTCATGAGCTCCGAGCGCGACTGA
- a CDS encoding YifB family Mg chelatase-like AAA ATPase has protein sequence MALGRTLAVSLVGLTGHVIEVEAHLAPSIPGFSLVGLPDAALAESRDRIRAAVASSAIDWPQRKITVNLSPASLPKAGSGFDLAIAVAMLAGAGVVDGARVAGVVHLGELGLDGRLRPVRGVLPAVAAAVAAGHERVVVPAANAREAALVPGARVLGAASLGEMAWRYGADIAQPPPVPAVVAPVLAPSATPAADLAEVLGQLEARSALEVAAAGGHHLLLVGPPGAGKTMLAARLPGLLPDLTEAEAVEVTAVHSVAGTFDAGGGLMRRPPFEDPHHTATPAAVVGGGSGVPRPGAASRAHLGVLFMDEAPEFSPRVLQTLRQPLEHGELVIHRAGGSARYPARFQLVLAANPCPCGRAVGKGLECTCPPMARRRYWARLSGPLLDRVDLQVEVHPATRAELDGAGPAEASAAVARRVAVARQVQAERLAGTPWRTNAQVPGHWIRAALGADRSLMVDLDRGLDRGLLSLRGVDRVLRVAWTLADLAGRTAPGRAEIGQGLLLRTRGQGA, from the coding sequence ATGGCGCTCGGTCGGACCCTCGCGGTCAGCCTCGTCGGCCTGACCGGGCACGTCATCGAGGTCGAGGCGCACCTCGCGCCGTCGATCCCCGGCTTCTCCCTGGTCGGGCTGCCGGACGCGGCGCTCGCGGAGTCCCGGGACCGGATCCGCGCGGCGGTCGCGTCGTCCGCGATCGACTGGCCGCAGCGCAAGATCACCGTCAACCTGTCGCCCGCCTCGCTGCCGAAGGCGGGGTCGGGCTTCGACCTGGCGATCGCCGTCGCGATGCTCGCGGGCGCGGGCGTGGTCGACGGCGCCCGCGTGGCCGGCGTCGTGCACCTGGGTGAGCTCGGGCTCGACGGGCGCCTGCGCCCCGTGCGGGGCGTCCTGCCGGCGGTCGCCGCGGCCGTCGCCGCCGGGCACGAGCGCGTCGTCGTGCCCGCGGCGAACGCCCGCGAGGCGGCGCTGGTGCCGGGTGCGCGGGTGCTCGGTGCGGCCAGCCTCGGCGAGATGGCCTGGCGCTACGGCGCGGACATCGCCCAGCCGCCGCCCGTGCCGGCGGTGGTGGCGCCCGTGCTGGCCCCGTCGGCCACCCCGGCGGCCGACCTCGCCGAGGTGCTGGGCCAGCTCGAGGCGCGGTCGGCGCTCGAGGTCGCCGCGGCCGGCGGGCACCACCTGCTGCTCGTCGGCCCACCCGGCGCGGGCAAGACGATGCTCGCGGCGCGCCTGCCGGGGCTCCTGCCCGACCTGACCGAGGCCGAGGCCGTCGAGGTCACGGCGGTGCACTCGGTGGCGGGGACGTTCGACGCGGGCGGGGGGTTGATGCGGCGGCCCCCGTTCGAGGACCCGCACCACACCGCGACGCCCGCCGCCGTCGTGGGCGGCGGCTCCGGCGTGCCGCGACCCGGCGCGGCGTCGCGCGCCCACCTCGGCGTGCTGTTCATGGACGAGGCGCCAGAGTTCTCCCCGCGCGTCCTGCAGACCCTGCGCCAGCCGCTCGAGCACGGCGAGCTCGTGATCCATCGCGCCGGTGGCTCGGCGCGCTACCCGGCCCGGTTCCAGCTCGTGCTCGCCGCGAACCCGTGCCCGTGCGGGCGTGCGGTCGGCAAGGGGCTCGAGTGCACGTGCCCCCCGATGGCTCGTCGGCGCTACTGGGCGCGGCTGTCGGGTCCGCTGCTGGACCGCGTGGACCTGCAGGTCGAGGTGCATCCCGCGACGCGCGCCGAGCTCGACGGCGCGGGCCCGGCGGAGGCGAGCGCCGCGGTCGCCCGGCGCGTCGCCGTCGCGCGCCAGGTGCAGGCCGAGCGGTTGGCCGGGACGCCGTGGCGCACGAATGCCCAGGTGCCGGGGCACTGGATCCGTGCCGCGCTCGGCGCGGACCGGTCCCTGATGGTCGACCTGGACCGCGGGCTCGACCGGGGGCTGCTGAGCTTGCGCGGGGTCGACCGCGTCCTGCGGGTCGCCTGGACGCTCGCGGACCTCGCTGGCCGGACGGCGCCCGGCCGCGCCGAGATCGGTCAGGGGCTGCTGCTGCGCACCCGGGGCCAGGGCGCATGA
- a CDS encoding tyrosine recombinase XerC, whose product MQPAPTAADAPRDVAGAAPATGPVDAQLLAQFAVHLSAQRGLSAHTVRAYAGDLEHLSAFAAAAGRRALDEIDLGVLRAWLAAMAAESLSRATLARRGAAARTFFAWAQRTGRLAVDPALRLASARASLTLPTVLGVEAAAQLLDVARTRADDDDPIHLRDWAALELLYATGARVGEIAGADVDDVDLDQRLIRLVGKGDKERMVPFGVPAARATTQWLDRGRPRLVVAGSGPALLLGRRGHRADQRQLREVSHQVAALAGVDDVAPHALRHSAATHLLAGGSDLRSVQEVLGHATLATTQRYTHVSAERLRTSFQQAHPRA is encoded by the coding sequence ATGCAGCCCGCCCCGACCGCCGCCGACGCGCCCCGCGACGTCGCGGGCGCCGCGCCGGCGACCGGGCCGGTCGACGCGCAGCTGCTCGCGCAGTTCGCCGTGCATCTGAGCGCGCAGCGCGGACTGTCCGCGCACACCGTTCGGGCCTACGCGGGCGACCTCGAGCACCTCTCGGCGTTCGCCGCCGCCGCGGGCCGCCGCGCGCTCGACGAGATCGACCTCGGGGTGCTTCGGGCGTGGCTCGCGGCGATGGCCGCCGAGAGCCTGAGCCGGGCCACCCTCGCGCGCCGCGGCGCCGCCGCCCGCACCTTCTTCGCGTGGGCCCAGCGCACCGGCCGGCTTGCGGTGGACCCGGCGTTGCGCCTGGCGTCCGCGCGCGCGAGCCTGACCCTGCCGACCGTGCTCGGCGTCGAGGCGGCCGCACAGCTCCTCGACGTCGCCCGCACCCGCGCTGACGACGACGACCCGATCCACCTGCGCGACTGGGCGGCGCTGGAGCTGCTCTACGCCACCGGGGCGCGGGTCGGTGAGATCGCCGGCGCGGACGTCGACGACGTCGACCTCGACCAGCGGCTGATCCGGCTCGTCGGCAAGGGGGACAAGGAGCGGATGGTCCCGTTCGGGGTCCCCGCGGCGCGGGCGACCACGCAGTGGCTCGACCGCGGGCGACCGCGGCTCGTCGTCGCCGGGTCCGGGCCCGCGCTGCTCCTCGGCCGCCGCGGGCACCGGGCCGACCAGCGTCAGCTCCGCGAGGTCTCGCACCAGGTAGCGGCGCTCGCGGGTGTCGACGACGTCGCGCCGCACGCGCTGCGGCACAGTGCGGCGACCCATCTGCTCGCCGGTGGATCCGACCTGCGCAGCGTTCAGGAGGTTCTGGGCCACGCTACGCTTGCCACGACCCAGAGGTACACGCACGTATCAGCCGAGCGCCTGCGGACGTCGTTCCAGCAAGCGCACCCACGAGCATGA
- the rpsB gene encoding 30S ribosomal protein S2 encodes MAVVTMRQLLESGVHFGHQTRRWNPKMKRFIFTERNGIYIVDLQQSLGYIDSAYDFVKETVAHGGTILFVGTKKQAQEPVAEQAARVGMPYVNQRWLGGMLTNFQTVNKRLQRLKELELIDFADVAGSAFTKKELLIMRRERDKLAKTLGGIRDMTKVPSAVWIVDTNKEHLAVDEARKLHIPIVAILDTNCDPDVVDYKIPGNDDAIRAVSLLTRVIADAVAEGLIQRHSGRTAGAEGTPDAEPLAEWERELLAGAEAGLAAGVVAPAGDAPFSETTNVLVEAIAEAVPVVETAAVETAAPEAAPAPAEVAAPEAAAPAAPVPAAPAAAAPAVEAAAPAAEVAAPETETGAAKTE; translated from the coding sequence ATGGCCGTCGTGACCATGCGTCAGCTGCTCGAGAGCGGTGTCCACTTCGGACACCAGACCCGCCGCTGGAACCCCAAGATGAAGCGCTTCATCTTCACCGAGCGCAACGGCATCTACATCGTCGACCTGCAGCAGTCGCTCGGGTACATCGACAGCGCCTACGACTTCGTCAAGGAGACCGTCGCGCACGGTGGGACGATCCTGTTCGTCGGCACCAAGAAGCAGGCCCAGGAGCCCGTGGCCGAGCAGGCCGCCCGCGTCGGCATGCCGTACGTGAACCAGCGCTGGCTCGGTGGGATGCTCACCAACTTCCAGACCGTGAACAAGCGGCTCCAGCGCCTCAAGGAGCTTGAGCTCATCGACTTCGCCGACGTCGCGGGGAGCGCCTTCACGAAGAAGGAGCTGCTGATCATGCGGCGCGAGCGCGACAAGCTCGCGAAGACCCTCGGCGGAATCCGCGACATGACGAAGGTCCCCTCCGCCGTGTGGATCGTCGACACGAACAAGGAGCACCTCGCGGTGGATGAGGCGCGCAAGCTCCACATCCCGATCGTCGCGATCCTCGACACCAACTGCGACCCCGACGTCGTCGACTACAAGATCCCCGGCAATGACGACGCGATCCGCGCCGTCTCGCTGCTGACGCGAGTGATCGCCGACGCCGTGGCCGAGGGCCTCATCCAGCGTCACTCGGGCCGCACCGCGGGCGCCGAGGGCACGCCGGACGCCGAGCCGCTCGCCGAGTGGGAGCGCGAGCTCCTCGCCGGTGCCGAGGCCGGCCTCGCGGCCGGAGTCGTCGCGCCTGCTGGTGACGCGCCGTTCAGCGAGACGACCAACGTGCTCGTCGAGGCGATCGCGGAGGCCGTCCCGGTCGTCGAGACCGCCGCTGTCGAGACCGCTGCACCCGAGGCTGCGCCGGCTCCCGCCGAGGTCGCTGCTCCCGAGGCTGCCGCCCCGGCCGCGCCGGTCCCCGCAGCGCCTGCCGCTGCGGCTCCAGCCGTCGAGGCTGCCGCTCCGGCCGCCGAGGTCGCCGCACCCGAGACCGAGACCGGCGCCGCGAAGACCGAGTAG
- a CDS encoding YraN family protein, with protein MRAKDAVGRYGERVAAAYLENGGWQVLDRNWRGRDGELDLVALRAGELIVVEVKTRRGLRFGHPAEAVTARKRARLRRLTAQWLAAHDVHPRSLRIDVIAVLVQRSGAAHVEHLVGVV; from the coding sequence GTGCGCGCCAAGGATGCAGTGGGCAGGTACGGCGAACGGGTCGCGGCCGCGTACCTCGAGAACGGCGGCTGGCAGGTCCTCGATCGCAACTGGCGCGGCCGGGACGGTGAGCTCGACCTCGTGGCGCTGCGCGCCGGCGAGCTGATCGTCGTCGAGGTCAAGACCCGGCGTGGCCTGCGCTTCGGCCATCCCGCCGAGGCGGTCACCGCGCGCAAGCGGGCTCGGCTGCGCCGGCTCACCGCGCAGTGGCTCGCGGCCCACGATGTGCACCCGCGCTCGCTGCGCATCGACGTGATCGCGGTGCTGGTCCAGCGCAGCGGCGCCGCCCACGTCGAGCACCTCGTCGGAGTCGTCTGA
- the dprA gene encoding DNA-processing protein DprA, with product MSGAEVDPVTLARAAWSRVAEPGDLTAGAVIAALGPVDALAWLRDAARAGDSQRGAGGPVVGIDPVDLFDDGADHHPAGRADDRAGGLGGASRRRLAAAVGRWAPRLEGLDPLRELRVLARLGGVVVHPGTPGWPTALADLGPAAPPCLWVRGDAAVDAAVARSVALVGSRAATAYGEHVAAELAAGVADRGFTVVSGGAYGVDAAAHRGAIAGGGRTVVFLAGGVDRPYPAGNAALLARVLETGGSVVSEVPPGSVPSRTRFLQRNRLIAAAAVATVVVEAAWRSGALNTAGHAAGLLRPVGAVPGPVTSMASAGCHRLLREGVAVCVTDAGEVAELAGAGADLAPARAEAAAEVDGLGLAARQVLDALPVRRAAGTDSLARAAGLSIAQVNAALGPLELAGLAERDGPGWRRRARAARP from the coding sequence ATGAGCGGCGCGGAGGTGGACCCGGTGACGCTCGCGCGCGCCGCGTGGAGCCGCGTGGCCGAGCCGGGCGACCTCACCGCGGGCGCGGTGATCGCGGCGCTCGGCCCGGTCGACGCCCTGGCCTGGCTGCGGGACGCCGCGCGCGCCGGGGACAGCCAGCGCGGCGCGGGTGGCCCGGTGGTCGGGATCGACCCGGTCGACCTGTTCGATGACGGCGCCGACCACCACCCCGCCGGCCGCGCCGACGACCGGGCCGGCGGGCTCGGCGGCGCGTCCCGCCGGCGGCTCGCCGCGGCGGTCGGCCGGTGGGCGCCCAGGCTCGAGGGGCTCGACCCGCTCCGCGAGCTGCGCGTGCTGGCGCGCCTGGGCGGCGTCGTCGTGCACCCGGGCACGCCGGGTTGGCCGACGGCGCTCGCGGACCTCGGCCCCGCCGCGCCGCCATGCCTGTGGGTGCGCGGCGACGCCGCCGTCGACGCGGCCGTGGCGAGGTCGGTGGCGCTCGTCGGGTCGCGCGCCGCGACCGCCTACGGCGAGCACGTCGCGGCCGAGCTGGCGGCGGGCGTCGCCGACCGCGGCTTCACGGTCGTCTCGGGTGGCGCGTACGGCGTCGACGCCGCCGCGCACCGGGGCGCGATCGCCGGCGGCGGGCGCACGGTCGTGTTCCTGGCGGGCGGCGTCGACCGCCCGTACCCGGCGGGCAATGCCGCGTTGCTCGCTCGGGTGCTCGAGACCGGCGGATCGGTCGTGAGCGAGGTTCCGCCCGGCAGCGTGCCGAGCCGGACCCGATTCCTGCAGCGCAACCGGCTGATCGCGGCCGCGGCGGTCGCGACCGTGGTGGTGGAGGCGGCGTGGCGCTCGGGCGCGCTCAACACCGCGGGGCACGCCGCCGGGCTGCTACGCCCGGTCGGGGCCGTGCCGGGACCGGTGACCTCGATGGCGTCGGCGGGCTGCCATCGGCTGCTGCGCGAGGGCGTCGCGGTGTGCGTCACCGACGCCGGCGAGGTGGCCGAGCTCGCGGGCGCGGGGGCGGACCTCGCGCCCGCGCGGGCCGAGGCCGCGGCCGAGGTCGACGGCCTCGGCCTCGCCGCGCGTCAGGTTCTCGACGCGCTCCCGGTGCGGCGTGCCGCCGGTACGGACTCGCTCGCCCGCGCGGCCGGCCTCTCGATAGCGCAGGTCAACGCCGCGCTTGGCCCCCTCGAGCTGGCCGGCCTGGCCGAACGTGACGGCCCCGGCTGGCGCCGCCGCGCGCGAGCTGCGCGCCCGTGA